Part of the Sulfobacillus acidophilus DSM 10332 genome, GGAAAGCGTGTACGCGGATTGGGGACGTCACGCGGTGACTCGCGACGTGCACATTGTCGCGTTAGGCGGCGGGGTCCTGACCGATTTGGCGGGATACGCGGCATCGACCTACTTACGGGGATTGAGTTGGACGGCGATTCCCACCACGCTCTTGGCCCAAGTGGATGCGGCCATCGGCGGCAAAGTGGCGGTGAATACCCCCTGGGGAAAAAATTTGGTCGGGTCTTTTCATTTGCCGGAAGCCGTGTACATCGATGCGGATTGGCTGAATAGTTTGCCGCTCGCGGAGTGGCGCGTGGGATTGGGCGAGATTATCAAATCGGCTTTGATTGCCGGAGATCCGCTGTACAGTCGATTGGAGCAAGACCGGCCGCCGCTCGGGACGGTAACCGATGATTGGCAATGGCTGATTGAGACGACGGCCACCATCAAAGTCGACGTGGTTAACCAAGACCTTTATGAGTCGGGACCGCGCATGTTTTTAAACTTTGGTCACACGGTGGGCCATGCCCTCGAACGCGTCGTGGGCTATGGGCGTATTCAACATGGGGCGGCCGTGGCCATTGGGAGTTTGGTCGCCTTAATATTGTCCGAAACCCATCGGGGCTTGGATCCGCGAGTTCGGCAGACGGTTGTGGGGTGGCTTCGGGATTGGCAATTACCCACAAAATGGCCGGCCTCGGTGACGTTCGGCGCGATTTGGGATGCCCTATCACACGATAAAAAGGCTCGGCAGTTCGGGTCGCAGTGGGTGTTGTTGGATGCCGTGGGCCGCCCCGTCATTGTCCGGGGAATTGCCCGGGAGCAAGTGCAGGCGGCCATTGAGCGGCTAAAAGACGAGTACGGCGTATTTGTGTTGGCCGACGGGAGCGGAGATCGCGAAGCGACGGCACAGCGACCGACGCCGGATGTGAATTGAGGAAGGGGTAAAACCGATCATGAGTTTAGAGCATTTAAAGACCGTCGATCCGGCCGTTTATCAGGCCATTCGACAAGAAGAAGCTCGGCAAGCCAACCATCTGGAGTTAATCGCGTCGGAAAACTGGACGTCCCCGGCCGTACGGGAAGCGGTCGGATCGGTCATGACCGATAAATATGCTGAAGGGTATCCGGGGCATCGTTATTACGGTGGTTGTGAAAATGTCGACACGGTGGAGGATTTAGCGCGGCAACGGGTTTTGGCGCTTTTTGGGGGCGAACATGCCAATGTGCAACCGCATGCCGGTGCCCCGGCCAATATGGCGGTATATTTCACCGCTCTAAAGCCGGGCGATACGTTGATGGGGTTGGAACTCAGCCACGGGGGGCATTTAACCCACGGGAGCCCCGTGAATTTATCCGGTCAGCTCTATCGGCCGGTCGCTTATCAAGTCGACCCGGTAACCGAGCGGATCGATATGGATCAGGTACGCGAAAAAGCGTTGGCGGAAAGACCGCAGATTATCGTGGCAGGTGCGTCCGCCTATCCCCGAAGCTGGGATTTTGCCGCGTTTCGCCAGATTGCCGACGAAGTCGGTGCCCTTTTCATGGTGGATATGGCGCATTTTGCCGGGTTGGTGGCGGCCGGTCTACATCCGAATCCCGTGCCGTATGCCGATTTTGTCACGTCGACGACGCATAAAACCCTCCGTGGGCCGCGAGGCGGGTTCATCATCTGCCGCCAATCCTGGGCGAAGGCCATCGATAAGACGATTTTTCCGGGCCTGCAAGGGGGTCCCTTAATGCATGTCATTGCCGGTAAGGCGGTTGCCTTTTATGAAGCGCAACAGCCCTCGTTTCAGGCCTATCAAAAACGGGTGGTGGCCAACGCCCAACGCTTGGCCGACCGCTTGATGGCCAAGGGGCTCCGGTTGGTGTCGGGCGGCACCGATAACCATCTTTTGGTCATCGATGTGAAGTCCAGTGCCGGCATTACCGGGAAAGAGGCGCAGGAGCGGTTAGCCTTAGTGGGGATTACGGTCAATAAAAACACGATTCCCTTTGATCAAGAAAAACCCACGGTAACGTCCGGGATTCGGATTGGGACGCCTCAGGTGACGACCCGCGGCCTCGGCCTTGACGAAATGGATCGGTTGGGCGATTTGATTGCCGACGTCTTGACGGCTCCGGAACGACCGGCGGGTGACCGGTTACGCGAGTGGGCCGGTGTGGTGCAAGAGTTGGCGGAGGCGTTTCCGTTGCCGGGGTTGGATTCCCGTGACTGATATCGGCGTCATGAACGGCCCCAATCTCGGGCGCTTAGGTCGTCGGCAGCCGGAGATCTATGGCCATCTCGGCTTAGCCGACATTGAACGCGACCTTTTAGGGGAATTTCCCGAGGTGACCTTTCACTTTTTTCAGTCCAATCATGAAGGCCGGTTGATTGATCAATTGGAAGCCTGGGCCGACCAGGGCATCCGGCGGGTGGTCCTCAACCCGGGTGCACTGACCCATACGTCGTATGCACTGCGGGATGCGATTGAAGGGTTGGAATTGTGGGTGGTAGAGGTCCATCTCAGTAATATCTATCGGCGGGAAGGCTTTCGGGCCCATTCGGTCATTGCCCCGGTGGCCCGCGGGCAAATTAGCGGATTGGGTGCTCTCGGCTATCGTTTAGCCGTCCGTTACCTGCTGGATGAAGCCGGGGTGGAGGCATGAACGTTTTTCAGCGCCGACGGGCTAAATTATGGCAGGCCTTGCGTGATGAGCCGGTCGATGCGGTGTGGGTGACGTCCCCGGTTGCGCGGCGGTATTTCAGCGGATTTACCGGCAGTGCCGGCTACCTGTTGCTCACACCGGATCAGGGCTGGCTGGTGACCGATTTCCGCTACCTGGAGCAAGCGGGAATGGAAGCGCCCGATTTGACGGTAATGCGCCAACAACGCGCGGTCTTACGACAATGGGCGGATTGGCTACCCGGAAGCCCGCCTTATCGCGTGGGATTTGAGGCGGACCACGTGACGGTGGCCCAATGGCGCCCCTTAGAGAATCCCGATTTTCGTTGGCATCCGGTGGACGACGCATTGGCCAATGTCCGGATGGTGAAGTCGGCCGACGAAATCGAAGCGATTCGTAAGGCGTGTCAGATTGCCGGGCAAGCGCTCGGCCGGGTGATGCCGGCGATTTTACCCGGCATCAGCGAGCGTGATATCGCACGCCGGCTGTGGCAGGAAATGCTGACGGGCGGAGCGGACGGGTTGGCGTTTGATCTCATCGTGGCGTCCGGCGAGCGGGGCGCGTTACCGCATGGCCATCCGACCGATCGACGCCTAAAAGCCGGCGATATGGTGACGATTGATTTTGGCGCTGTTTGGGCAGGGTATCA contains:
- a CDS encoding 3-dehydroquinate synthase (PFAM: 3-dehydroquinate synthase~TIGRFAM: 3-dehydroquinate synthase~COGs: COG0337 3-dehydroquinate synthetase~HAMAP: 3-dehydroquinate synthase~InterPro IPR002658~KEGG: gsu:GSU2025 3-dehydroquinate synthase~PFAM: 3-dehydroquinate synthase AroB~PRIAM: 3-dehydroquinate synthase~SPTR: 3-dehydroquinate synthase), which translates into the protein MSTRRITVDMARTSDVILGRGLVQQVAETWTRPLYLVYDAFLEEQAEALWQRIPPTAHVGRLGIPLGESRKTLATVESVYADWGRHAVTRDVHIVALGGGVLTDLAGYAASTYLRGLSWTAIPTTLLAQVDAAIGGKVAVNTPWGKNLVGSFHLPEAVYIDADWLNSLPLAEWRVGLGEIIKSALIAGDPLYSRLEQDRPPLGTVTDDWQWLIETTATIKVDVVNQDLYESGPRMFLNFGHTVGHALERVVGYGRIQHGAAVAIGSLVALILSETHRGLDPRVRQTVVGWLRDWQLPTKWPASVTFGAIWDALSHDKKARQFGSQWVLLDAVGRPVIVRGIAREQVQAAIERLKDEYGVFVLADGSGDREATAQRPTPDVN
- a CDS encoding Glycine hydroxymethyltransferase (PFAM: Serine hydroxymethyltransferase~COGs: COG0112 Glycine/serine hydroxymethyltransferase~InterPro IPR001085~KEGG: tmr:Tmar_0757 serine hydroxymethyltransferase~PFAM: Serine hydroxymethyltransferase~PRIAM: Glycine hydroxymethyltransferase~SPTR: Serine hydroxymethyltransferase); the protein is MSLEHLKTVDPAVYQAIRQEEARQANHLELIASENWTSPAVREAVGSVMTDKYAEGYPGHRYYGGCENVDTVEDLARQRVLALFGGEHANVQPHAGAPANMAVYFTALKPGDTLMGLELSHGGHLTHGSPVNLSGQLYRPVAYQVDPVTERIDMDQVREKALAERPQIIVAGASAYPRSWDFAAFRQIADEVGALFMVDMAHFAGLVAAGLHPNPVPYADFVTSTTHKTLRGPRGGFIICRQSWAKAIDKTIFPGLQGGPLMHVIAGKAVAFYEAQQPSFQAYQKRVVANAQRLADRLMAKGLRLVSGGTDNHLLVIDVKSSAGITGKEAQERLALVGITVNKNTIPFDQEKPTVTSGIRIGTPQVTTRGLGLDEMDRLGDLIADVLTAPERPAGDRLREWAGVVQELAEAFPLPGLDSRD
- a CDS encoding 3-dehydroquinate dehydratase (PFAM: Dehydroquinase class II~TIGRFAM: 3-dehydroquinate dehydratase, type II~COGs: COG0757 3-dehydroquinate dehydratase II~HAMAP: Dehydroquinase, class II~InterPro IPR001874~KEGG: bsu:BSU24470 3-dehydroquinate dehydratase~PFAM: Dehydroquinase, class II~PRIAM: 3-dehydroquinate dehydratase~SPTR: 3-dehydroquinate dehydratase;~TIGRFAM: Dehydroquinase, class II) gives rise to the protein MTDIGVMNGPNLGRLGRRQPEIYGHLGLADIERDLLGEFPEVTFHFFQSNHEGRLIDQLEAWADQGIRRVVLNPGALTHTSYALRDAIEGLELWVVEVHLSNIYRREGFRAHSVIAPVARGQISGLGALGYRLAVRYLLDEAGVEA
- a CDS encoding peptidase M24 (PFAM: Metallopeptidase family M24; Creatinase/Prolidase N-terminal domain~COGs: COG0006 Xaa-Pro aminopeptidase~InterPro IPR000587:IPR000994~KEGG: tmr:Tmar_1187 peptidase M24~PFAM: Peptidase M24, structural domain; Creatinase~SPTR: Peptidase M24), which codes for MNVFQRRRAKLWQALRDEPVDAVWVTSPVARRYFSGFTGSAGYLLLTPDQGWLVTDFRYLEQAGMEAPDLTVMRQQRAVLRQWADWLPGSPPYRVGFEADHVTVAQWRPLENPDFRWHPVDDALANVRMVKSADEIEAIRKACQIAGQALGRVMPAILPGISERDIARRLWQEMLTGGADGLAFDLIVASGERGALPHGHPTDRRLKAGDMVTIDFGAVWAGYHSDETVTWAIGSTGPDRERQRTIYDIVLMAQKQAIDAVRPGVSFDHIDQIARSVIEAHGYGAYFGHGVGHGVGLAVHEAPWVNRGRPTCLEPGMVITVEPGIYLPEWGGVRLEDTLAVTETGAERLTWFEKTWTEVG